A genomic region of Papaver somniferum cultivar HN1 chromosome 7, ASM357369v1, whole genome shotgun sequence contains the following coding sequences:
- the LOC113296198 gene encoding putative F-box protein At3g10430: MRNFNFNHLPTEIILDMITRLPADSILNCKLVCRPWRDLVSHHPSFYQMYLSHLNRSTDSGKLSFIDRADKKFHYFEYDENNKETPINCIRRININPQFENYHYYVLGSVNGLIYLYEWRVHTYYICNPVTREYVMLPKTSDDQYGNLCYGCFCVNQYIHFGSGFGYDSLADEYKVVELYKLRRNTSFIKVGVYTLGSGKGWRIVGRLDYKICKFGAHGGVFGNGALHWVDKEGGRVLTFDLTEEKFHQPLSPPPSPCLGVMPFGTVGLLDGVLYYVTTHDYKIIEDRCLDIWLLRKKNDIPDMKEQVENESLGWSKEFGFIKREPLAFTKRGSVLFTIITPSIFMTPYLQPRKSL, from the coding sequence ATGCGGAATTTCAATTTCAACCATCTCCCCACAGAGATTATACTAGACATGATAACTCGTTTACCAGCTGATTCAATTCTAAACTGCAAATTAGTTTGCAGACCATGGAGGGATCTGGTTTCTCATCATCCATCATTCTATCAAATGTATTTATCTCATCTTAATCGTTCTACGGATTCTGGTAAGTTAAGTTTCATTGATAGAGCTGATAAAAAATTTCACTATTTTGAGTATGATGAGAATAATAAAGAGACACCTATCAATTGTATTAGAAGGATCAACATAAACCCTCAATTTGAAAATTATCATTATTACGTTCTTGGTTCGGTTAATGGTTTGATCTATCTTTATGAATGGCGAGTTCATACGTATTATATTTGTAACCCCGTGACAAGAGAATATGTTATGCTTCCAAAAACTAGTGATGATCAGTATGGTAATCTTTGCTATGGGTGCTTTTGTGTTAATCAGTATATTCATTTTGGGAGCGGATTTGGGTACGATTCTTTAGCTGATGAGTATAAGGTTGTTGAACTGTATAAGCTAAGGAGAAATACTAGTTTTATAAAGGTTGGGGTGTACACTCTTGGCAGTGGTAAGGGGTGGAGAATTGTTGGGAGGTTGGATTATAAGATTTGCAAATTTGGTGCTCATGGTGGTGTGTTTGGAAATGGAGCCCTGCATTGGGTGGATAAAGAAGGAGGAAGGGTGTTAACTTTCGATTTGACTGAGGAGAAGTTTCATCAACCTCTTTCACCACCTCCTTCGCCATGTCTTGGAGTGATGCCTTTTGGTACTGTAGGGCTCTTGGACGGGGTTTTATATTATGTCACCACCCATGATTATAAAATCATTGAAGACAGATGTTTGGACATATGGCTACTTCGAAAGAAGAACGATATCCCTGACATGAAAGAGCAGGTGGAAAATGAGTCATTGGGCTGGAGTAAAGAGTTTGGTTTTATCAAAAGAGAACCATTA